The Bacteroidota bacterium genome contains a region encoding:
- a CDS encoding (d)CMP kinase has protein sequence MKAPEPPVNHYNGNTVVAIDGPSGTGKSTTAKLLAKRLNYLYIDSGAMYRAVTYSVLQNKIPVTDTAAIIEHTKGLDIVLEDEKVLLNGEDISAPVRGVQVTSNVSTISAIKEVREMLVAKQREYAMTNSVVMDGRDIGTVVFPYAQYKYFLVCDLKTRAARRQQDFRDLGLEIATNKIVMELRKRDDIDTKREESPLRKADDAIEVDTTNMIIEEQVECIYRKIVPK, from the coding sequence ATTAAAGCTCCCGAGCCTCCGGTAAATCATTACAACGGAAACACAGTTGTTGCTATCGACGGTCCTTCAGGAACAGGCAAAAGCACAACTGCAAAGCTTCTTGCAAAAAGACTGAACTACTTATACATAGATAGCGGCGCAATGTACAGAGCCGTTACGTACAGCGTTCTTCAGAATAAAATTCCTGTTACTGATACTGCTGCGATAATAGAGCACACGAAGGGATTAGATATAGTTTTAGAAGATGAAAAAGTTTTGCTTAACGGAGAAGATATTTCCGCTCCGGTAAGAGGCGTACAAGTTACATCGAACGTAAGCACGATAAGCGCGATAAAGGAAGTAAGAGAAATGCTCGTTGCCAAGCAAAGAGAATACGCAATGACTAACAGCGTTGTTATGGACGGCAGAGATATCGGCACAGTTGTTTTCCCTTACGCTCAGTACAAATATTTTCTTGTATGCGACCTGAAAACAAGAGCAGCAAGAAGGCAGCAGGACTTCAGAGATCTAGGATTAGAAATTGCCACGAATAAGATTGTAATGGAGCTCCGCAAGCGAGATGACATTGATACAAAGAGAGAGGAATCCCCTCTTAGAAAAGCAGATGATGCAATAGAGGTCGATACGACTAATATGATTATCGAAGAGCAGGTTGAGTGTATATACAGGAAGATAGTACCGAAGTAA